One Amaranthus tricolor cultivar Red isolate AtriRed21 chromosome 1, ASM2621246v1, whole genome shotgun sequence DNA window includes the following coding sequences:
- the LOC130811079 gene encoding transcription factor bHLH101-like, whose protein sequence is SKLLAMSPFCPTLGWDYPLELETNHVFDNFALYSSFFPDFLSCQLAQDFQDNNQESNHDAKRSESPKGTSSIDHSDHSPILAKKLDHNASERDRRKKINSMYASLRNLLPSIDQRKKLSIPATVTRVLEYIPELQKEVENLNHKKEVMLKKISAQGKSSECMTTKETASYSVTINKVDEKEMVIQISALERISISEVLLLLEKNGHLIFDVSCFLSFGGRTFYNVHLWMNGSHNVNCEKLNEVLLSILQKQDQMQIYS, encoded by the exons TCGAAATTGTTGGCAATGTCTCCATTTTGCCCTACTTTAGGATGGGATTATCCTCTAGAATTGGAAACAAATCATGTATTTGATAATTTTGCATTATATTCGTCTTTTTTTCCTGATTTTTTATCATGTCAATTAGCTCAAGATTTTCAAGATAATAATCAAGAGTCTAATCATGATGCTAAACGAAGCGAATCGCCAAAAGGTACAAGTTCAATTGATCATTCGGATCATAGTCCAATATTAGCAAAGAAGCTTGATCATAATGCAAGTGAAAGAGATAGAAGAAAGAAGATTAATAGCATGTATGCTTCTTTGCGAAATTTGCTCCCTTCAATTGATCAAAGG AAAAAATTAAGCATTCCAGCTACAGTTACACGTGTGCTCGAGTATATACCAGAGTTACAAAAGGAAGTAGAAAATCTAAATCATAAAAAGGAagtaatgttaaaaaaaatatcagcaCAAGGAAAATCTAGTGAATGCATGACAACGAAGGAAACGGCGTCGTATTCAGTTACTATAAATAAAGTTGATGAGAAAGAAATGGTGATCCAAATATCAGCATTAGAAAGAATATCAATATCTGAAGTTCTTCTATTGCTAGAAAAGAATGGTCATTTGATCTTTGACGTTTCTTGCTTTCTATCCTTTGGAGGAAGGACTTTCTACAATGTACATTTGTGG ATGAATGGGAGCCATAACGTAAATTGTGAAAAGCTGAATGAAGTGCTGCTGTCCATTCTCCAAAAACAGGATCAGATGCAAATTTATTCATAG
- the LOC130827293 gene encoding uncharacterized protein LOC130827293, with protein sequence MTSVPRTLRQYFFRPLYRHVSLYALEQIQNEFNRMLELGDFALNKCGCVLLKTHGLPCACYLQIKIGSHGALYLDDIHEFWSTLRYTEVGDEPNEEVRNANANDKEYFQSLVDEVLKSDPAFVRRMAEVLEYELHPDGADIPEPYASPPRKGRPSTSKTMRRRKSSFEYSRSSSRGRGSRSSSRGRSSGRSSGRETQSSVGIKFSFNLSDDPGGRDFSQFPWLDYIPFMLPPYLFDWIDVLGDGNCGFRAIAVTELGGEEAWPILRRAMSMEMQMNRAQYLTLYLSHESLDESIFRVGSHTDGPAPFMHWFDAPMAFYSAATFLNIAIAFYGSANGDSLNNCLILPLRKSQAARSVNKLIHILWVNRNHFVQLFMNDDSSPLPPIHPRWKQAADNFAKDLDTNFTTRIMLWNNLRGAPPPTNNTADDAVNLDTP encoded by the exons atgacttCTGTACCAAGAACGCTACGACAGTATTTCTTTAGACCTCTATATCGCCACGTGtctctctatgccttggagcagatCCAGAATGAGTttaaccgcatgttagaactgggtgattttgcattgaacaaatgcggttgtgtacttctaaaaacccatggattgccgtgtgcatgttatttacaaataaaaattggatcacatggtgctttgtacttggatgacattcatgaattctggagtactttgaggtacacagaggtaggagacgaaCCCAATGAAGAAGTACGAAACgcgaacgccaatgacaaagagtactttcaatctctggtcgatgaagtccttaAATCTGATCCCGCTTTTGTTCGCCGAATGGCTGAGGTACTTGAATATGAATTACACCCAGATGGTGcggatatacctgagccttacgctagtccaccgagaaagggaagaccaagcactagtaaaaccatgagaaggagaaaaagttcatttgaatatagccgatcatcttctcgtggtcgagggtctagatcttcttccCGCGGGAGATCAAGTGGCAGATCTAGTGGCCGAGAGACGCAATCTTCAGTAGGAATtaagttcagtttcaacttatccg atgatccaggaggtcgtgatttCTCACAGTTTCCATGGCTTGATTACATCCCATTCATGCTTCCTCCTTATTTGttcgactggattgatgtgttaggtgatggtaactgtggatttagagcaattgccgtcacagagctgggaggcgaggaagcatggcctattttaagacgtgctatgagtatggaaatgcaaatgaacagagcgcAATACCTAACTTTGTATCTATCTCATGAGTCACTAGACGAGTCAATATTCAGAGTAGGTTCACACACCgatggacctgctcctttcatgcactggttcgatgcaccgatggctttctactctgcagcaacgtttcttaacattgccATTGCTTTTTATGGTTCTGCTAACGGTGATTCATTAAACAACTGTTTGATTCTTCCTTTAAGAAAATCACAGGCCGCGAGAAGTGTAAATAAACTAATACATATACTTTGGGTTAatcgaaatcattttgttcaactttttatgaacgacgattcatccccTCTGCCGCCGATCCACCCACGTTGGAAACAAGCAGCTGACAATTTCGCGAAAGATCTTGACACAAATTTCACTACGAGGATTATGCTGtggaataatctacgcgggGCACCCCCACCAACAaataacaccgctgacgatgctgtaaatttagatactccatag